One window of Hydractinia symbiolongicarpus strain clone_291-10 chromosome 3, HSymV2.1, whole genome shotgun sequence genomic DNA carries:
- the LOC130636424 gene encoding uncharacterized protein LOC130636424, with the protein MKNSEPGIGGASTANLVYSSEDDEEEINLWHEHQLERKEYVTQKINEYIDTFTVHGLTKMFTGSKIEKVFWCIMLSFGIGASAHIIYGLVVKYLKHDVYTDIREVITYKNVFPSLTFCENTLIMQAYFSYCGVPQGVPRNDLNAVCRRNFRVPRRKPKLETNKLWSNQLFSVSQCKTWEGKSCLNNNHLKSLTHFRDACFVWNYKGQLYDQYSHVDLEFQFFKPKHLKAIPIIIALPHHHDFHEIDITNKIDLVPKKFYQIRLEKTIVKRLPSPFPSNCTNEKTGDIFPGIYNRRSCIESQNFIEMFKKCGDIFDYIRNFIPNDVIVKYGRNQPIREVLKCLTGYGLSEAKKSLKCTFPCYELSLKTYSSYREKYNHRDVNDTFHVNIVHEKVDSYKIMEEKELYPWDQMAAGMGGLVSLIIGTSVMSIVEILAYIALSVYKWTI; encoded by the coding sequence gGGCATCAACTGCAAATTTAGTATACAGTTCAGAGGACGACGaagaagaaattaatttatggCACGAACACCAATTGGAAAGGAAAGAATATGttacacaaaaaataaacgaaTACATAGATACTTTCACAGTTCATGGTTTAACAAAAATGTTCACAGgatcaaaaattgaaaaggtCTTTTGGTGTATAATGTTATCATTTGGCATTGGTGCATCTGCGCATATTATTTACGGCTTGGTTgtcaaatatttaaaacatgACGTTTACACAGATATTAGAGAAGTAATCACCTACAAAAATGTCTTTCCAAGCTTAACCTTCTGTGAGAATACGCTCATAATGCAGGCGTATTTTTCTTACTGCGGTGTACCACAAGGGGTTCCACGGAATGATTTAAACGCAGTGTGCAGACGGAATTTCCGTGTTCCTCGTCGCAAACCTAAGTTAGAAACAAATAAATTATGGAGTAATCAGCTATTCTCGGTGTCACAATGCAAAACATGGGAAGGCAAATCATGTCTAAACAACAACCACCTAAAATCTCTAACTCATTTTAGGGACGCTTGTTTTGTTTGGAACTATAAAGGCCAGCTTTATGATCAATACAGTCATGTGGATTtggaatttcaattttttaaaccgAAACATTTGAAAGCAATTCCTATTATCATTGCTTTGCCGCACCATCATGATTTCCATGAAATTGACATCACCAATAAAATCGATCTCGTGCCAAAAAAGTTCTACCAAATAAGGCTTGAGAAAACAATAGTGAAACGACTACCATCTCCTTTTCCATCAAACTGCACCAATGAAAAAACGGGAGATATATTTCCCGGCATATATAATCGACGGTCATGCATTGAATCACAAAATTTTATCGAAATGTTCAAAAAATGTGGCGATATTTTTGATTATATCAGGAATTTTATCCCGAACGACGTTATAGTGAAGTATGGAAGGAACCAACCTATTCGTgaagttttaaaatgtttgacaGGCTATGGTCTTAGTGAAGCAAAGAAATCACTTAAATGCACTTTCCCATGCTACGAGTTGAGTCTAAAAACGTATTCATCGTATCGTGAGAAATACAACCATCGAGATGTTAACGATACCTTTCATGTTAATATTGTGCATGAGAAAGTAGATTCTTACAAAATAATGGAAGAAAAAGAATTGTATCCGTGGGATCAGATGGCAGCTGGAATGGGTGGACTGGTCAGCCTCATCATTGGCACATCTGTGATGTCAATTGTGGAGATTTTGGCCTACATTGCACTCTCAGTATACAAGTGGACAATATAA